DNA sequence from the Streptomyces sp. NBC_01497 genome:
AAGGCCCTGGACTACATCGCCCAGATCGACAAGATCTTCTGGGAGACCAAGAAGGCGTGATCTTCGATCATGCCGCTTGACCTGCGATTCGCATCGGTCGCCTGGTCTTTTCTCCGCACCCGGCCCGCAGGCCGCCGTACACGGCGCGCCACAGCGGTCCGGGTGCGGCGTTTTCCGGCGGGCGCGTGGCGGGCACAGGCCCGCACCCGCCCGGTCGCGCCGCCCCCGCGAGTGCGTGCGGACACCCCGCCGGGGCCGCCCGGGGTTCACGCGCGGGTCGCCGGACCGTCCCGCGTCGTCCTCATGTCGGCACGTGCCACCCGAAAGTGCCGGAAAGTATGGCGCAACACCTCGCGCGGGCGTTCGAGGCTGACATAGGGTCACATTCCATGACGGCCATGCCGCACGCGGCGATCGACAGCACCAGACCGCGCACCGCCGGGGTGTACGACTACCTCCTCGGCGGCCACGAGCACTACCGCGCCGACCGCGAGATCGGCGACCGGCTGCCGCCGCTCACCCGCGAAGGGGCCCGGCACAACCGGGAGTTCATGCACCGCGCCAGTGGCTGGCTGGCCCGCCAGGGGGTCGACCAGTTCCTGGACATCGGGACGGGCTTTCCGGCCGAGCCGAACCTCCACCAGGTGGTCCAGGGCGTCAATCCGGCCGCCCGCGTGCTCTACACCGACAACAACCGGATCATCCTGCGGTACGCCGAGGCGCTGCTCGTGAGCCACCCGGACGGCGCGACGGACTACCTGCAGGCCGATCTGCGCGATCCCGCCGCCATCCTCGAACACGCCCGCGCCACCCTGGACTTCACCCGCCCCGTCGCCCTGTCCGTCATCGGGCTGCTGCACTTCCTGCCGGACGACGCCGACCCGCACGCGCTGGTCGCCGCCCTGGTGGCCGGACTGCCGCCGGGCAGCTTCCTGACCCTGACGCACGCCGCGTCGGACCTGTACATGGAGAGCGCGCGGGCCGTCGTTGCGGCGTACGCGAGCGGCGGCGTCCACCTGACGCCCCGCGACCGGGCGTCGT
Encoded proteins:
- a CDS encoding SAM-dependent methyltransferase — its product is MTAMPHAAIDSTRPRTAGVYDYLLGGHEHYRADREIGDRLPPLTREGARHNREFMHRASGWLARQGVDQFLDIGTGFPAEPNLHQVVQGVNPAARVLYTDNNRIILRYAEALLVSHPDGATDYLQADLRDPAAILEHARATLDFTRPVALSVIGLLHFLPDDADPHALVAALVAGLPPGSFLTLTHAASDLYMESARAVVAAYASGGVHLTPRDRASCARFFDGLRIVEPGLVTVSQWYRDEPGPAAADIGLYAGVARLA